A genomic segment from Triticum dicoccoides isolate Atlit2015 ecotype Zavitan chromosome 1A, WEW_v2.0, whole genome shotgun sequence encodes:
- the LOC119363132 gene encoding trihelix transcription factor GT-3b-like, translating to MDPFHHLNTAFSNPYHPLLSSSPPHPYHPPPPLPPPPATDPPERERLPQWSHAETAAFLAIRADLDHSFLSTKRNKALWEAVSARLNAQGGFARTPDQCKSKWKNLVTRFKGTASDAQAEAAGGGDHHAGAAARGNFPFHDEMRRIFDARVERARALEAKKAKGKDAAARRDPDDDGGGEGDEDEDDEEEAEMFDKEEGRADAETRGAGKKRRRKAAPARTASAGGGVEIGEVEAVLREFMRRQMEMEERWMEAAEARDAERRAREEEWRAAMVALGEERLALVRRWREREDAWRARAEEREERRHQLVAALLAKLGGDTSS from the coding sequence ATGGATCCCTTCCACCACCTCAACACCGCCTTCTCCAATCCCTACCAcccgctcctctcctcctcccctccccacCCCTACCACccgccgccccccctcccccctccgccCGCCACCGACCCGCCCGAGCGGGAGCGCCTGCCGCAGTGGTCGCACGCCGAGACGGCCGCCTTCCTCGCCATCCGCGCCGACCTCGACCACTCCTTCCTCTCCACCAAGCGCAACAAGGCCCTCTGGGAGGCCGTCTCCGCGCGCCTCAACGCGCAGGGCGGCTTCGCGCGCACCCCCGACCAGTGCAAGTCCAAGTGGAAGAACCTCGTCACCAGGTTCAAGGGCACGGCCAGCGACGCGCAGGCCGAGGCCGCTGGCGGCGGGGACCACCACGCCGGCGCGGCGGCGAGGGGCAACTTCCCGTTCCACGACGAGATGCGGAGGATCTTCGACGCGCGGGTCGAGAGGGCGCGCGCATTGgaggccaagaaggccaaggggaagGACGCCGCCGCGCGGCGCGATCcggacgacgatggcggcggcgagggcgacgaggacgaggacgacgaggaggaggcggagatgTTCGACAAGGAGGAGGGCAGGGCCGATGCGGAGACGCGGGGCGCGGGGAAGAAGCGGAGGAGAAAGGCGGCGCCGGCGAGGACCGCATCAGCGGGAGGAGGGGTCGAGATTGGCGAGGTGGAGGCCGTGCTgcgggagttcatgcggcggcagatGGAGATGGAGGAGCGGTGGATGGAGGCCGCGGAGGCGCGCGACGCCGAGCGCCGGGCGCGCGAGGAGGAGTGGCGCGCCGCCATGGTCGCGCTCGGCGAGGAGCGGCTCGCGCTCGTGCGCCGCTGGCGCGAGCGCGAGGACGCGTGGAGGGCGCGCGCCGAGGAGCGCGAGGAGCGCCGGCACCAGCTCGTCGCCGCCCTGCTGGCCAAGCTCGGCGGCGACACGTCGTCCTAA